In the Brachionichthys hirsutus isolate HB-005 chromosome 1, CSIRO-AGI_Bhir_v1, whole genome shotgun sequence genome, ggaggaggaagggtttTCTGACCTAAACTGTGATTTAATCTGGATGCATGACGATGTCCCGTCATCACTGATAGTCCTGCGTAACCGGTAACCTGCACACCGCTTGGATCGCAGCATGCAGCAGCCGGGCCGGATGAGGCTGAGGCAGTGGCTGGAGGAGCAGATTCATTCTGGAAGGTATCCAGGAGTCAGCTGGCTGGACCAGGTATCATCCTGCTCACCAACTTACACACATGTCAGTGGGAGAACCTTTGGCTGTATCAAGCACACAACTCTCTTAACCTTTTCACCGTTTTATCTTACAGTCAGCACAGATTTTTCAAATCCCGTGGAAGCATGCTGCCCGTCATGGATGGAGTATTGACCGAGACGCTACACTCTTCAGGAGTTGGGCCATGCACACTGGTAGGAGCCCCGCATAGatacaaatgcatttcatttatattttcatgCTGGTGCCTtatggagagaaaaaacacaagagAGAGGAGAATAAATTCTGTGTGTGACTTCTCCTGACAACAGAATTAGTCAGAATTACTAATCAGGGCTCAGTATACTCAACGATGTTCCATGTGTTTCCAGTTGTAATGGATAAAACAAGCCTCCACTGAGATAGCTTGGATTCCCAGTGCACCTCAAAGCAATCGTCCCATCACGGTTCAGCTCTCATAATGAGCTCCTATCCTAAAATGAAGAATAAAATGGTGTCATTCTAAGTTtaatagttaataataataataataaaacatttacaagaaTAATTGATTCTTCAGGTTGTAGGTCTGTACATGCTCAATATTTGTTAAATCAGCTACAGCTTGATCTTAGTTATTAgtctgtgtctttattatttgttatgCCAATATTATTAGCGAGCCCCATACAAATATCTAAATCACCAGATCCATGGTAGATTTTATGGGAAGGTCATTGTTGCTGTTACTGCAAGTAGGAATTATCAATGAAGAaattgtttaattttctccATCCTGCAATTTTAAATTATCCTTTAAAAAGATTCTTGAGCTCCACCCTATAGAttatctggatcatcacaagacacattaaaaaaatatacacacatatataacaattaaaataatatttttcagtACAGTAACCACATATGCTGAGGATTTTAATAAAAGGttacaaatgtaatttttttttattaaaattgtGCCTATGTTGCAGTTTTACAACGAGCATTTGgcttttgtttgtattattattattttttaccacTTAGTAAAGTTCACTTTACTCTTTCATTTTactctctattttattttatttctattaattTCACTGCACTGTACAAACTGTAGAGTTGGATACACAAAGTTCcttcgggattaataaagtattattgatttgattttaaattactTCACTCCTCTGATGCGATCTCGGCTTGTTTTCTGGAATTACACAGGAACGTTCATCTCAGTTGGTGCAACTCCTTGCATGGGCAATGATCCTTTCACTTGTTTGGTGCATTTTCATACAAATCTGATTTTTAAGACATTATCTATTTACCTGCTAATTGTATTCAAATATAGTCATTAGCTTTGCTTTATGTTTTTAGCAATAATTTATCATATGAAAACACGCTTGTGTAATTTGCTTTTGGTCAGTGATCTCAAATCTCGCTCTCAGTTCTAACTGTTCTCTGGGAACAAATTGAATGAAGTTTgagttcaaacacacacgcatgcacgcacacacacgcagtcatGCTTTgtgactgatgacatcatgggAAAGCGTCACTTGAATGGTGACTGTGTATAAATGTGCTGATCATGTTACTGTCAAACTACAACAGGATGAAGTGGCTCCATGAGGCTTCGGTCCTCATGCGGTGGTCACGGGTTCGATTCTGGCTCCCGTCCTCTCCCTTTGCTGTGTGTCTATCTCTTGAGATACGCAGTCTGTTTTTGGTCACATGTGGCTTTCctatttgttaaaaataaagttgtttaaaaagaaatacaagaTCTGTATTCAACTATTGGATATGTAATCAGCTGTGGACTGTTTCCATTCCACAACTCAGTAGAATGAAAAACCAATAGTAATAATATGAAGTACACAGAGTGTCTGTCAGAAGCTTCCCGGAGGCTCATAAAGTCATTCCTGTCTgtgagaggctgcagcagcgtgAGCTGTAAATGATCCATGGAGGATGAGCTTCAGTGATTTTCATCACTGATGCTGGCGATCGTGTTTAGAGGACTGGCTGAGACCCAAACGAACATGAGAAACGCTCTGGACTGTAAAGTTCACGAGAGGGTCTGACAGCTGGTGGCAAACGTAAAGATCCTTTCATGTGGATGAAGCAGTTCTAAATTGATTACCTTCCTGTTTTCTGTAGAAAACAATAAATCTCAACAGCAGTATCTCCTTTAAAGAATAAGTGTGTGACGTCTAATTTGTCTGTATGGATTAATTAAAGTTGTACCATAGGTGATGATGTAAATCCCTATTCCAGTTAGCCAAATATCCAGAGTTTTACTTTCagtgtacattttaaaaatgattataCATCATTactcagaaaattaaaaaagtggagaaacaaatgaaaagttatgaaatcaatgaaaacacaaagagtcCCAGTTGGCCCCTTGTAATTGAGAAAATGCCAGGATCAAATATATTGTCTAAAAACGTTTCCTGGGACGTATGAATCTGCAAATCCATCCCTGATCGTGCCCGTAGTCCAAGACGGTTCACGCGTTACGCTTTCTATGACTGGAcacaatatttatttctgtttaagCTCTTCCTGATTCAGATCAACTGGATTTCCAACTACATTTTGGGCACGACAGAGCAAAGCAACCCTTCGCACTAAAGGTTTTCAGTGTGTCATCTTGTTTGTGAAAACTTATTggtattttttaaatctatcaCTGGAACAGAATATCACCGATTCAGCCCCTGCGTCATTAAATAAACCTGGAAGCAAGAAGTACATTTGCTTTCAAACCACACAATTGCAAGTTGGCCATTAATAAATActtatatttaaatcaaaaacTGGATCTGCTTCTTGTTCCAGACAAAATTCACACACAATGTAGATCAATATTGTCCTCCTGTTCACTTCAGGGCGGCACCGTCCAGACGAAGACAAGCCAGATCCCAAAACGTGGAAGGCGAATTTCCGCTGTGCCCTGAATTCTCTGCCTGACATCCATGAGCTGCCGGAGTACAGCAGGAAGAGGGGCACTAATGCCTACAGAGTCTACAGGATGATGCCCAACACGCAGACGCGCAGAGGCAGGAGAGGTGAGAGGCGGCTGTAAAAAGCACTGAGAACAGACCTCACGCATGACAGGATTGTCCGTCCTCTCTCAGAGCTACGGGTGCTGAGCAGGCCTCGAGGAGGACAAGCAAGTTTAGGTGATGCTGCATACATCACGCACCCATGGCAACCGACTCCAAGAGCCATCTCAAACCCGCCACAGATGGAGGAGACTCCTGCGTGGGACACGTTGGGCAGCCATCAAACACACGGTGAGACGCGCCGTCACACATTTTATGTTGTTCCTGTGATGGATATCTCTTTAACCTCTAACTGatgacagtttgtttgtttggtttttttttggggggggggggttgtgcaggGATGTGGGAGGCTGCACCAGATGACCAGGAGCAGAACGATGCCGTGCTTAAGGTATCAGACTTTTGCAATGATGTATAGTTTTTCTGAGCGAAGCTGTTGCAGTGACTCTTTTTTACTGGCACAGCCGCTGATTCCATAACAGCAGGAGGAAAGATTTGATGTCACCCCCAAATGAGATCAGTTACATGTTCCCTGGATGTACAGCAGGTGGCGcttttgctgtctgtctgtatgaCTAGGTAgtttctctcctgcagctgaTGGACCACTTCACCAATGCTGACCTCTGGAACCAgcctgaggagcagagaggatggCGAACGCACTCGTTGTTCGACCAATGGCATTGTAAGACCCTATATTTACATATTAGTGACTTAAAATGAAACTTATTTACAAATTTGCCTCTTATTGTCTTACATCAATTTaattaatgacaaaaaataatgagaCACGAAAACAATGCTAGCTGAAAAAGCACTTTTAATTCACCGTCGTCAGTATCAGAAGTCAGTGTGTCTCCATCAGCATAGATTAGAACATCATAATACCGTCATGAAAGTCCATTTATTATTGCATAATCataatgtggttttcgtccacGTGTGAGAATGGCCACAAGCTCTAACCCAAACGTCtggttttgtgtttccatgctTGGTTCCTCTCAGCTGCTGGTGACGGTAACTCGTACTCTCTGCACATCGACCACTACGCCGATCTGCCTGGTCCCAACTGCATCAAGGAGCTCAGCGATTGGTCCGACGCACAACAATCACTGATgccttagccccccccccccccctttgtgtttactgtatatttaaaaagcTGCTTATCCCTTCAGGATCTCTGGCTAGCCTTCAGCAGTTTCTTTTCCTGCTGCATCTGACTGCAGAAAAAGAGACGAGGGGTTGGGGGAATATTGCTCGGTCAGTCGTCCTCTCTGCTGAGCATGCTGAGAGAGAGATCCTGTTCCACGCGGAGTTCTATCTCTGTCATCATCAATTGGGCTTGGGCTCACTATGATTCAGTGCCTCAAACTCACTGAAATGACACCAGGCTCGCACCACAGCGTGCAGAGTAAACAGATCTTGTTTCGCTTCAGTGCATCCCACTTGCTGCCTCATTTCCCAGAGTTTTAGGCAACATACAGTAAATGAAGTGCAGGCGATGAAGCTCTTAACGAATGGAGGTTTGATTTGGTAGTGGCGTTCCCAGCTCCATGCATGACATCATATTCAGTAAACGAACTTAAACTTTCGAGACTCAAGCTCCTCTTTGATACGCACTTTCtatttctctttgcttttgggGATTATTGGTAGGTGATTATTTTAAGATCTAAGGAATCCCAATTTCCAGGATGTGTCATCTACGCATAAGTACACCAGATCCTAAAAGGTTCAAGTTAGAATGCACACATGCTTTGCTGCCTAGGCTTGATTAATgctgtatttttaaatttatttcagATGCTTTTACCagaaaaaaatgtatgttttcattttttaatcaaagacatttgttcTCATATTTTAAAACCTGTTTTGTACTCTGTTGTGATAAGTAGTaactgtagttttttttttttttaatagttctACATTTCCAAATATAAACCCACGTAAACTTGCCACGATGCTTTGAGTCTGTCTGGCGTCCATCTTCCTAACCGCTTTGTCGGTTACCGGTTTgagggtcgtgctggagcctatcccaacagtcaacgggcgaaaggcggggtacaccctggacaagccgccagtccaaagagagagagagagacagacagacaatcattcacacacttaagttgcatgtttttgtactttGTAATTTGCCATTACATGACTGAGTAAT is a window encoding:
- the LOC137896980 gene encoding interferon regulatory factor 1-like isoform X1 → MQQPGRMRLRQWLEEQIHSGRYPGVSWLDQSAQIFQIPWKHAARHGWSIDRDATLFRSWAMHTGRHRPDEDKPDPKTWKANFRCALNSLPDIHELPEYSRKRGTNAYRVYRMMPNTQTRRGRRELRVLSRPRGGQASLGDAAYITHPWQPTPRAISNPPQMEETPAWDTLGSHQTHGMWEAAPDDQEQNDAVLKLMDHFTNADLWNQPEEQRGWRTHSLFDQWHSAGDGNSYSLHIDHYADLPGPNCIKELSDWSDAQQSLMP
- the LOC137896980 gene encoding interferon regulatory factor 1-like isoform X2, whose translation is MQQPGRMRLRQWLEEQIHSGRYPGVSWLDQSAQIFQIPWKHAARHGWSIDRDATLFRSWAMHTGRHRPDEDKPDPKTWKANFRCALNSLPDIHELPEYSRKRGTNAYRVYRMMPNTQTRRGRRGERRLRPRGGQASLGDAAYITHPWQPTPRAISNPPQMEETPAWDTLGSHQTHGMWEAAPDDQEQNDAVLKLMDHFTNADLWNQPEEQRGWRTHSLFDQWHSAGDGNSYSLHIDHYADLPGPNCIKELSDWSDAQQSLMP